In a single window of the Anguilla rostrata isolate EN2019 chromosome 6, ASM1855537v3, whole genome shotgun sequence genome:
- the LOC135256958 gene encoding phospholipase ABHD3-like isoform X1, translating into MNTKSRNRDLGLRLLTRRQQLYLRGSLAGFLEEQTQNTPILVCSDGFRVFLQRHCPMVVEQFRPTPWCWGGRLQTLVRVFIKSSPAITYRNELIRTGDGGQISLDWVDNAGSAAYPDCLFRPTVLILPGLTGNSQQTYVLHAVNQATRRGYRSVVFNNRGFGGEELLTPLTFSAADTSDLERVVQHVKELFPQAPLLGTGVSLGGMLLLNYLARKGSEAGLLAGLTMSVSWDTMESCASLEKPINRLLFNRHLTGNLCRAISRHRKMLETVVDVEHVLKAQTIREFDERYTSVMFGYKSWQDYYQDASPGYKLAQTAVPVLCLNAADDPFSPKHALPVALAQRLPNVALLVTAHGGHIGFLEGLYPRGEGYMDRLFGQFIQAVFEHPRDLKWACGITDNPAD; encoded by the exons atgaacacaaaatctAGAAATCGAGATTTGGGACTGCGTCTCCTCACTCGCAGACAGCAGCTGTACCTCAGGGGATCACTCGCGGGCTTCCTGGAAGAACAAACACAGAAT ACACCAATTCTGGTGTGCAGCGATGGGTTTCGTGTCTTCCTGCAACGCCACTGTCCCATGGTGGTTGAGCAGTTCCGGCCCACGCCCTGGTGCTGGGGCGGCCGGCTGCAGACCCTGGTCCGTGTATTTATCAAATCCAGCCCGGCTATCACCTACAGGAA TGAGCTGATCAGGACGGGGGACGGAGGTCAGATCTCACTGGACTGGGTGGACAATGCAGGCAGTGCTGCCTATCCTGACTGCCTGTTTCGACCCACAGTGCTGATCTTGCCGGGTCTGACGGGGAACAGCCAGCAGACGTATGTTTTGCATGCAGTGAACCAGGCCACACGCAGAGGATACAG atcTGTGGTCTTTAATAACAGGGGATTTGGAGGTGAAGAGTTACTG acccccctgaCGTTCTCTGCAGCTGATACCTCAGATCTGGAGCGTGTGGTCCAGCACGTGAAGGAGCTCTTCCCACAAGCACCACTCCTTGGGACCGGAGTCTCTCTGGGAGG GATGCTGCTGCTGAACTACCTGGCCAGAAAAGGCAGCGAGGCTGGGCTTCTGGCAGGCCTCACCATGTCCGTCAGCTGGGACACCATGGAGTCATGTGCCTCCTTGGAAAAGCCTATCAACCGGCTGCTCTTTAATCGCCACCTCACTGGGAACCTGTGCCGAGCCATCAGCAG ACACAGGAAGATGCTGGAGACTGTGGTGGATGTGGAGCATGTGCTGAAG GCACAGACCATCCGGGAGTTTGACGAACGTTACACCTCAGTGATGTTTGGCTACAAGTCCTGGCAGGACTACTACCAGGATGCCAGCCCTGGGTACAAACTGGCCCAAACTGCTGTTCCTGTTCTGTGCCTGAATGCGGCTGATGACCCCTTTTCCCCGAAACATG CTCTCCCCGTTGCCTTAGCCCAGCGCTTGCCCAATGTTGCGCTGCTGGTTACAGCCCATGGCGGCCACATTGGTTTCCTGGAGGGCCTTTACCCTCGAGGGGAGGGCTACATGGACCGGTTGTTTGGCCAGTTCATCCAGGCAGTGTTTGAACATCCACGGGATCTGAAGTGGGCCTGTGGGATCACGGACAACCCCGCCGATTGA
- the LOC135256958 gene encoding phospholipase ABHD3-like isoform X4 has product MFLIKTPILVCSDGFRVFLQRHCPMVVEQFRPTPWCWGGRLQTLVRVFIKSSPAITYRNELIRTGDGGQISLDWVDNAGSAAYPDCLFRPTVLILPGLTGNSQQTYVLHAVNQATRRGYRSVVFNNRGFGGEELLTPLTFSAADTSDLERVVQHVKELFPQAPLLGTGVSLGGMLLLNYLARKGSEAGLLAGLTMSVSWDTMESCASLEKPINRLLFNRHLTGNLCRAISRHRKMLETVVDVEHVLKAQTIREFDERYTSVMFGYKSWQDYYQDASPGYKLAQTAVPVLCLNAADDPFSPKHALPVALAQRLPNVALLVTAHGGHIGFLEGLYPRGEGYMDRLFGQFIQAVFEHPRDLKWACGITDNPAD; this is encoded by the exons ATGTTTCTAATTAAG ACACCAATTCTGGTGTGCAGCGATGGGTTTCGTGTCTTCCTGCAACGCCACTGTCCCATGGTGGTTGAGCAGTTCCGGCCCACGCCCTGGTGCTGGGGCGGCCGGCTGCAGACCCTGGTCCGTGTATTTATCAAATCCAGCCCGGCTATCACCTACAGGAA TGAGCTGATCAGGACGGGGGACGGAGGTCAGATCTCACTGGACTGGGTGGACAATGCAGGCAGTGCTGCCTATCCTGACTGCCTGTTTCGACCCACAGTGCTGATCTTGCCGGGTCTGACGGGGAACAGCCAGCAGACGTATGTTTTGCATGCAGTGAACCAGGCCACACGCAGAGGATACAG atcTGTGGTCTTTAATAACAGGGGATTTGGAGGTGAAGAGTTACTG acccccctgaCGTTCTCTGCAGCTGATACCTCAGATCTGGAGCGTGTGGTCCAGCACGTGAAGGAGCTCTTCCCACAAGCACCACTCCTTGGGACCGGAGTCTCTCTGGGAGG GATGCTGCTGCTGAACTACCTGGCCAGAAAAGGCAGCGAGGCTGGGCTTCTGGCAGGCCTCACCATGTCCGTCAGCTGGGACACCATGGAGTCATGTGCCTCCTTGGAAAAGCCTATCAACCGGCTGCTCTTTAATCGCCACCTCACTGGGAACCTGTGCCGAGCCATCAGCAG ACACAGGAAGATGCTGGAGACTGTGGTGGATGTGGAGCATGTGCTGAAG GCACAGACCATCCGGGAGTTTGACGAACGTTACACCTCAGTGATGTTTGGCTACAAGTCCTGGCAGGACTACTACCAGGATGCCAGCCCTGGGTACAAACTGGCCCAAACTGCTGTTCCTGTTCTGTGCCTGAATGCGGCTGATGACCCCTTTTCCCCGAAACATG CTCTCCCCGTTGCCTTAGCCCAGCGCTTGCCCAATGTTGCGCTGCTGGTTACAGCCCATGGCGGCCACATTGGTTTCCTGGAGGGCCTTTACCCTCGAGGGGAGGGCTACATGGACCGGTTGTTTGGCCAGTTCATCCAGGCAGTGTTTGAACATCCACGGGATCTGAAGTGGGCCTGTGGGATCACGGACAACCCCGCCGATTGA
- the LOC135256958 gene encoding phospholipase ABHD3-like isoform X2 yields the protein MNTKSRNRDLGLRLLTRRQQLYLRGSLAGFLEEQTQNTPILVCSDGFRVFLQRHCPMVVEQFRPTPWCWGGRLQTLVRVFIKSSPAITYRNELIRTGDGGQISLDWVDNAGSAAYPDCLFRPTVLILPGLTGNSQQTYVLHAVNQATRRGYRSVVFNNRGFGGEELLTPLTFSAADTSDLERVVQHVKELFPQAPLLGTGVSLGGMLLLNYLARKGSEAGLLAGLTMSVSWDTMESCASLEKPINRLLFNRHLTGNLCRAISRKMLETVVDVEHVLKAQTIREFDERYTSVMFGYKSWQDYYQDASPGYKLAQTAVPVLCLNAADDPFSPKHALPVALAQRLPNVALLVTAHGGHIGFLEGLYPRGEGYMDRLFGQFIQAVFEHPRDLKWACGITDNPAD from the exons atgaacacaaaatctAGAAATCGAGATTTGGGACTGCGTCTCCTCACTCGCAGACAGCAGCTGTACCTCAGGGGATCACTCGCGGGCTTCCTGGAAGAACAAACACAGAAT ACACCAATTCTGGTGTGCAGCGATGGGTTTCGTGTCTTCCTGCAACGCCACTGTCCCATGGTGGTTGAGCAGTTCCGGCCCACGCCCTGGTGCTGGGGCGGCCGGCTGCAGACCCTGGTCCGTGTATTTATCAAATCCAGCCCGGCTATCACCTACAGGAA TGAGCTGATCAGGACGGGGGACGGAGGTCAGATCTCACTGGACTGGGTGGACAATGCAGGCAGTGCTGCCTATCCTGACTGCCTGTTTCGACCCACAGTGCTGATCTTGCCGGGTCTGACGGGGAACAGCCAGCAGACGTATGTTTTGCATGCAGTGAACCAGGCCACACGCAGAGGATACAG atcTGTGGTCTTTAATAACAGGGGATTTGGAGGTGAAGAGTTACTG acccccctgaCGTTCTCTGCAGCTGATACCTCAGATCTGGAGCGTGTGGTCCAGCACGTGAAGGAGCTCTTCCCACAAGCACCACTCCTTGGGACCGGAGTCTCTCTGGGAGG GATGCTGCTGCTGAACTACCTGGCCAGAAAAGGCAGCGAGGCTGGGCTTCTGGCAGGCCTCACCATGTCCGTCAGCTGGGACACCATGGAGTCATGTGCCTCCTTGGAAAAGCCTATCAACCGGCTGCTCTTTAATCGCCACCTCACTGGGAACCTGTGCCGAGCCATCAGCAG GAAGATGCTGGAGACTGTGGTGGATGTGGAGCATGTGCTGAAG GCACAGACCATCCGGGAGTTTGACGAACGTTACACCTCAGTGATGTTTGGCTACAAGTCCTGGCAGGACTACTACCAGGATGCCAGCCCTGGGTACAAACTGGCCCAAACTGCTGTTCCTGTTCTGTGCCTGAATGCGGCTGATGACCCCTTTTCCCCGAAACATG CTCTCCCCGTTGCCTTAGCCCAGCGCTTGCCCAATGTTGCGCTGCTGGTTACAGCCCATGGCGGCCACATTGGTTTCCTGGAGGGCCTTTACCCTCGAGGGGAGGGCTACATGGACCGGTTGTTTGGCCAGTTCATCCAGGCAGTGTTTGAACATCCACGGGATCTGAAGTGGGCCTGTGGGATCACGGACAACCCCGCCGATTGA
- the LOC135256958 gene encoding phospholipase ABHD3-like isoform X3: protein MLLSHSEVWKVCVDYIFRPYTMVVGTVTAVVYYLWGCEGQTPILVCSDGFRVFLQRHCPMVVEQFRPTPWCWGGRLQTLVRVFIKSSPAITYRNELIRTGDGGQISLDWVDNAGSAAYPDCLFRPTVLILPGLTGNSQQTYVLHAVNQATRRGYRSVVFNNRGFGGEELLTPLTFSAADTSDLERVVQHVKELFPQAPLLGTGVSLGGMLLLNYLARKGSEAGLLAGLTMSVSWDTMESCASLEKPINRLLFNRHLTGNLCRAISRHRKMLETVVDVEHVLKAQTIREFDERYTSVMFGYKSWQDYYQDASPGYKLAQTAVPVLCLNAADDPFSPKHALPVALAQRLPNVALLVTAHGGHIGFLEGLYPRGEGYMDRLFGQFIQAVFEHPRDLKWACGITDNPAD, encoded by the exons ATGCTCCTGTCGCATTCCGAAGTGTGGAAAGTATGCGTGGATTACATCTTCAGACCCTATACTATGGTAGTCGGCACCGTCACGGCCGTCGTTTATTACCTCTGGGGATGTGAGGGTCAG ACACCAATTCTGGTGTGCAGCGATGGGTTTCGTGTCTTCCTGCAACGCCACTGTCCCATGGTGGTTGAGCAGTTCCGGCCCACGCCCTGGTGCTGGGGCGGCCGGCTGCAGACCCTGGTCCGTGTATTTATCAAATCCAGCCCGGCTATCACCTACAGGAA TGAGCTGATCAGGACGGGGGACGGAGGTCAGATCTCACTGGACTGGGTGGACAATGCAGGCAGTGCTGCCTATCCTGACTGCCTGTTTCGACCCACAGTGCTGATCTTGCCGGGTCTGACGGGGAACAGCCAGCAGACGTATGTTTTGCATGCAGTGAACCAGGCCACACGCAGAGGATACAG atcTGTGGTCTTTAATAACAGGGGATTTGGAGGTGAAGAGTTACTG acccccctgaCGTTCTCTGCAGCTGATACCTCAGATCTGGAGCGTGTGGTCCAGCACGTGAAGGAGCTCTTCCCACAAGCACCACTCCTTGGGACCGGAGTCTCTCTGGGAGG GATGCTGCTGCTGAACTACCTGGCCAGAAAAGGCAGCGAGGCTGGGCTTCTGGCAGGCCTCACCATGTCCGTCAGCTGGGACACCATGGAGTCATGTGCCTCCTTGGAAAAGCCTATCAACCGGCTGCTCTTTAATCGCCACCTCACTGGGAACCTGTGCCGAGCCATCAGCAG ACACAGGAAGATGCTGGAGACTGTGGTGGATGTGGAGCATGTGCTGAAG GCACAGACCATCCGGGAGTTTGACGAACGTTACACCTCAGTGATGTTTGGCTACAAGTCCTGGCAGGACTACTACCAGGATGCCAGCCCTGGGTACAAACTGGCCCAAACTGCTGTTCCTGTTCTGTGCCTGAATGCGGCTGATGACCCCTTTTCCCCGAAACATG CTCTCCCCGTTGCCTTAGCCCAGCGCTTGCCCAATGTTGCGCTGCTGGTTACAGCCCATGGCGGCCACATTGGTTTCCTGGAGGGCCTTTACCCTCGAGGGGAGGGCTACATGGACCGGTTGTTTGGCCAGTTCATCCAGGCAGTGTTTGAACATCCACGGGATCTGAAGTGGGCCTGTGGGATCACGGACAACCCCGCCGATTGA
- the LOC135256958 gene encoding phospholipase ABHD3-like isoform X5, which translates to MVVEQFRPTPWCWGGRLQTLVRVFIKSSPAITYRNELIRTGDGGQISLDWVDNAGSAAYPDCLFRPTVLILPGLTGNSQQTYVLHAVNQATRRGYRSVVFNNRGFGGEELLTPLTFSAADTSDLERVVQHVKELFPQAPLLGTGVSLGGMLLLNYLARKGSEAGLLAGLTMSVSWDTMESCASLEKPINRLLFNRHLTGNLCRAISRHRKMLETVVDVEHVLKAQTIREFDERYTSVMFGYKSWQDYYQDASPGYKLAQTAVPVLCLNAADDPFSPKHALPVALAQRLPNVALLVTAHGGHIGFLEGLYPRGEGYMDRLFGQFIQAVFEHPRDLKWACGITDNPAD; encoded by the exons ATGGTGGTTGAGCAGTTCCGGCCCACGCCCTGGTGCTGGGGCGGCCGGCTGCAGACCCTGGTCCGTGTATTTATCAAATCCAGCCCGGCTATCACCTACAGGAA TGAGCTGATCAGGACGGGGGACGGAGGTCAGATCTCACTGGACTGGGTGGACAATGCAGGCAGTGCTGCCTATCCTGACTGCCTGTTTCGACCCACAGTGCTGATCTTGCCGGGTCTGACGGGGAACAGCCAGCAGACGTATGTTTTGCATGCAGTGAACCAGGCCACACGCAGAGGATACAG atcTGTGGTCTTTAATAACAGGGGATTTGGAGGTGAAGAGTTACTG acccccctgaCGTTCTCTGCAGCTGATACCTCAGATCTGGAGCGTGTGGTCCAGCACGTGAAGGAGCTCTTCCCACAAGCACCACTCCTTGGGACCGGAGTCTCTCTGGGAGG GATGCTGCTGCTGAACTACCTGGCCAGAAAAGGCAGCGAGGCTGGGCTTCTGGCAGGCCTCACCATGTCCGTCAGCTGGGACACCATGGAGTCATGTGCCTCCTTGGAAAAGCCTATCAACCGGCTGCTCTTTAATCGCCACCTCACTGGGAACCTGTGCCGAGCCATCAGCAG ACACAGGAAGATGCTGGAGACTGTGGTGGATGTGGAGCATGTGCTGAAG GCACAGACCATCCGGGAGTTTGACGAACGTTACACCTCAGTGATGTTTGGCTACAAGTCCTGGCAGGACTACTACCAGGATGCCAGCCCTGGGTACAAACTGGCCCAAACTGCTGTTCCTGTTCTGTGCCTGAATGCGGCTGATGACCCCTTTTCCCCGAAACATG CTCTCCCCGTTGCCTTAGCCCAGCGCTTGCCCAATGTTGCGCTGCTGGTTACAGCCCATGGCGGCCACATTGGTTTCCTGGAGGGCCTTTACCCTCGAGGGGAGGGCTACATGGACCGGTTGTTTGGCCAGTTCATCCAGGCAGTGTTTGAACATCCACGGGATCTGAAGTGGGCCTGTGGGATCACGGACAACCCCGCCGATTGA